A section of the Mastomys coucha isolate ucsf_1 unplaced genomic scaffold, UCSF_Mcou_1 pScaffold15, whole genome shotgun sequence genome encodes:
- the LOC116091620 gene encoding olfactory receptor 1J4-like: MASKNKTKVSDFVLLGLSSKPEMQPVIFGIVLIMYLMAVLGNTLLVLVACSDPKLQTPMYFLLSQLSLIDISLTTITIPQMLVHTLSVDRSISYNRCMTQLFFFMAVGSMEVYLLGAMAYDRYVAICDPLRYSAIVSHSLCLRITLTSWVVVSLNSLLYSLLVTRLTFCGNKVTHFFCDITPLLKLSCTRPVVNEMLIFTEGVAVVGSPFFFIWGSYVRIGIALAHMHSFAALRKALSTCSSHILVVLLLFGSLARMYLKPSSSYDLDQDRQVAIFYTLISPMLNPLIYSLRNQDVKGALWRLFRKLHTSAWLSDKQRMRNKFM; the protein is encoded by the coding sequence ATGGCcagtaaaaacaagacaaaagtgaGTGATTTTGTGCTATTGGGATTGTCCAGCAAGCCAGAGATGCAGCCAGTTATTTTTGGAATTGTCCTTATCATGTACCTGATGGCAGTTTTGGGCAATACCCTACTAGTACTTGTTGCTTGCTCAGACCCCAAGCTTCAGACACCCATGTACTTCCTTCTCAGTCAGCTTTCCTTGATTGACATATCTTTAACAACCATCACTATTCCTCAGATGCTGGTGCACACACTCTCTGTGGATCGAAGCATTTCCTATAATCGTTGCATgacacaattatttttctttatggcagTGGGCAGCATGGAAGTCTACTTGCTGGGTGCAATGGCATATGACCGCTATGTTGCCATCTGTGACCCTTTAAGATACTCTGCCATTGTCAGCCATAGCCTCTGTCTGAGAATAACATTGACCTCATGGGTGGTGGTCAGCCTTAATAGTCTCCTGTACAGTTTGTTGGTCACTCGTTTAACCTTCTGTGGCAACAAGGTCACCCACTTCTTCTGTGACATCACTCCTCTGCTGAAGCTCTCCTGTACTCGACCAGTGGTCAACGAAATGTTAATCTTCACTGAGGGTGTAGCTGTGGTGGGCAGTCCCTTCTTCTTCATTTGGGGTTCTTATGTTCGAATAGGTATTGCCTTGGCCCACATGCACTCCTTTGCTGCCCTGAGAAAAGCTCTGTCTACCTGTAGCTCCCATATTCTGGTTGTCCTGCTCCTTTTTGGCTCTTTGGCTAGAATGTACCTTAAGCCATCGTCCAGCTATGACTTAGACCAAGATCGCCAGGTTGCCATATTCTACACACTCATCTCCCCTATGTTAAATCCACTAATCTACAGCCTTAGGAACCAAGATGTTAAAGGAGCTCTATGGAGGCTTTTTAGGAAACTCCATACTTCAGCCTGGCTCTCAGACaaacaaagaatgagaaacaaattCATGTAA
- the LOC116090083 gene encoding olfactory receptor 1L1-like: MATKNRTEVTEFVLLGLSSQPEMQPVIFGVVLIMYLMAVLGNTLLVLVACSDPKLQTPMYFLLSQLSLIDISLTTIIVPQMLVHTLSVNRTISYNCCMTQLFSFMTVGSMEVHLLGAMAYDRYVAICDPLRYSAIVSHSLCLRITLTSLVVVSLNSLLYSLLVTRLTFCGNKVTHFFCDITPLLKLSCTRPVVNEMLIFTEGVAVVVSPFFFIFGSYVRIGIAIAHMHSVAALKKALSTCSSHVLVVMFLFGSLVHMYLKPSSSYNLEQDRQVAIFYTLISPMLNPLIYSLRNQEVKGALWRLFRKLHLRQLPAWILGKACQQIS; this comes from the coding sequence ATGGCTACCAAAAACAGGACAGAAGTGACTGAATTTGTGTTGTTGGGATtgtccagccagccagagatgcAGCCAGTTATTTTTGGAGTTGTCCTTATCATGTACCTGATGGCAGTTTTGGGCAATACCCTACTAGTACTTGTTGCTTGCTCAGACCCCAAGCTTCAGACCCCCATGTACTTCCTTCTCAGCCAGCTTTCCTTGATTGACATATCTTTAACAACCATCATTGTTCCCCAGATGCTGGTGCACACACTCTCTGTAAATAGAACCATTTCCTATAACTGCTGCATGACACAGCTCTTTTCCTTTATGACAGTGGGCAGCATGGAAGTTCACTTGCTTGGTGCAATGGCATATGATCGCTATGTTGCCATCTGTGACCCTTTAAGATACTCTGCCATTGTCAGCCATAGCCTCTGTTTGAGAATAACATTGACCTCATTGGTGGTGGTCAGCCTTAATAGTCTCCTGTACAGTTTGTTGGTCACTCGTTTAACCTTCTGTGGCAACAAGGTCACCCACTTCTTCTGTGACATCACTCCTCTGCTGAAGCTCTCCTGTACTCGACCAGTGGTCAATGAAATGTTAATCTTCACTGAGGGTGTAGCTGTGGTGGTAAGCcccttcttctttatttttggcTCCTATGTTCGCATAGGTATTGCTATAGCCCACATGCACTCAGTTGCTGCCCTGAAGAAAGCTCTGTCCACTTGTAGCTCTCATGTTCTGGTTGTGATGTTTCTCTTTGGTTCTTTAGTTCACATGTACCTCAAGCCATCATCCAGCTACAATCTAGAACAAGATCGCCAGGTTGCCATCTTTTACACGCTCATTTCTCCCATGTTAAATCCACTAATCTACAGCCTCAGGAACCAGGAAGTTAAAGGAGCTCTATGGAGACTTTTTAGGAAACTGCATCTCAGGCAGCTTCCAGCCTGGATTTTGGGCAAAGCATGCCAGCAAATCTCCTGA